Proteins encoded together in one Anoxybacillus flavithermus window:
- a CDS encoding polysaccharide deacetylase family protein, with the protein MTYIWLIALFFIYSICPTWLIRLSSFRVQKRVKDGVALTFDDGPDPTYTAQLLDILKKYDVKATFFVVGWKAKAYPHLIKRMHEEGHTIGLHHYYHTSNWFLPPFVAEWELHRSARIIEQITGVRPVYYRPPWGHINIWTLFMQKKYKTVMWTYILGDWNASLGVARLYERLTKSIEDGAIIVLHDSGSTMGADQDAPANMLQALERLLQRTHVKWVKIGEEQRRTREWKRTAF; encoded by the coding sequence GTGACATACATATGGCTTATTGCACTGTTTTTTATTTATAGCATATGTCCAACGTGGCTGATTCGTCTTTCATCATTTCGTGTACAAAAAAGAGTGAAAGACGGTGTCGCATTAACCTTTGATGATGGACCAGATCCGACGTATACAGCCCAATTGCTCGATATATTAAAAAAATACGACGTAAAAGCGACATTTTTCGTTGTCGGTTGGAAGGCGAAAGCATATCCACATCTCATTAAGCGAATGCACGAAGAAGGTCATACGATCGGTTTGCATCATTATTATCATACGAGCAATTGGTTTCTGCCTCCATTTGTAGCGGAATGGGAGCTTCATCGATCGGCGCGTATCATTGAGCAAATCACAGGCGTTCGCCCTGTATACTACCGTCCGCCATGGGGACATATAAACATATGGACGTTGTTCATGCAAAAAAAGTATAAAACAGTAATGTGGACATATATTCTCGGTGATTGGAACGCTTCATTAGGCGTTGCTCGACTTTATGAGCGATTAACAAAAAGCATAGAAGATGGAGCAATTATTGTACTACATGATAGTGGTTCGACGATGGGAGCCGATCAAGACGCGCCGGCAAACATGTTACAAGCGTTAGAGCGATTGCTGCAACGTACGCATGTGAAGTGGGTAAAGATAGGCGAAGAACAAAGGAGGACGCGGGAATGGAAGCGAACAGCATTTTAA
- a CDS encoding DedA family protein yields the protein MEANSILTYIQSHGYIVLFLSLFFGIVGIPAPEESLLFFVGIFISHDQLHFLKSLFFAISGATIGMVAAYTAGHTFGSPLLFKYGHYIGFHRRRYRYAYRHFRKRARWFITFGYFVPGVRQLSPYMAGVVRFPFFPFLFLSFVGASFWICLFVCVGKFLGERIHIPLHILPWITVLFFSLFFIGLYVKKRKQN from the coding sequence ATGGAAGCGAACAGCATTTTAACGTATATTCAATCACACGGCTATATTGTGTTATTTCTTTCTCTATTTTTCGGCATCGTTGGAATTCCCGCACCGGAAGAATCGCTTCTGTTTTTTGTTGGCATTTTTATTTCGCATGACCAATTGCATTTTTTAAAAAGCTTATTTTTTGCCATTTCTGGTGCAACAATTGGCATGGTGGCCGCCTATACTGCTGGGCATACATTCGGTTCGCCCCTATTGTTTAAATATGGGCACTACATTGGTTTTCACCGACGAAGATATCGATACGCTTATCGCCATTTTCGTAAACGTGCGCGTTGGTTCATTACATTTGGTTATTTTGTTCCAGGTGTTCGACAATTATCTCCGTATATGGCAGGAGTTGTTCGCTTTCCGTTTTTTCCGTTTCTTTTTTTATCGTTTGTTGGCGCGTCATTTTGGATTTGTTTATTTGTATGTGTAGGCAAGTTTCTCGGGGAGCGTATTCATATCCCGCTTCATATACTACCATGGATCACGGTGCTATTTTTTAGTTTATTTTTCATTGGACTATATGTGAAAAAAAGAAAACAAAACTAA
- a CDS encoding MGDG synthase family glycosyltransferase has product MMNILVLPLFQMPSGHHQVADALIYSLQHRFPEVYCEKIDFLSYCSEQIERRVADFYIRWISVSPHSYEWMYRRWMKKFEQPTMEPWLLYFEKKMKRLLQEKKPDLIICTHSFPSHVLQRLKQKGAVKVPVVNVYTDFFLSGIWGKTAIDYHFVPHEEAKQSICSTFRIGRNRVIVTGIPTHEHIVPARKMKRRTNKRILVAGGNQGLGKIKPFLTNATHTQLTYFVLCGKNEALYHELKSWNDPHIRPFRYIADPAKMNELYDEVDAVVTKPGGVTMSEVLAKRLPAFTLSYLPGQEQMNLHYLRKKGLIYLLHDKEPYDQQLMRILMNDEEMNQLEKRMEHYWYGREKTAQDALSEWIEANIYATKKR; this is encoded by the coding sequence ATGATGAACATTCTCGTACTACCTTTGTTTCAAATGCCATCTGGCCATCATCAAGTTGCCGATGCGCTTATTTATTCGTTGCAACATCGCTTTCCAGAAGTGTATTGCGAAAAGATCGATTTTCTTAGCTATTGCAGCGAACAAATTGAAAGGCGGGTAGCAGATTTTTACATCCGTTGGATTTCGGTATCACCTCATTCGTATGAATGGATGTATCGGCGGTGGATGAAAAAATTTGAACAACCGACGATGGAGCCGTGGTTGCTTTATTTTGAAAAAAAGATGAAGCGCCTTCTCCAAGAAAAAAAGCCTGACCTTATCATATGTACGCATTCGTTTCCTTCGCACGTGTTGCAACGATTAAAGCAAAAAGGGGCTGTCAAAGTTCCTGTTGTGAACGTATATACCGACTTTTTCTTAAGCGGCATTTGGGGAAAAACGGCGATTGACTATCATTTCGTTCCGCATGAAGAAGCGAAACAATCGATATGCTCAACGTTTCGCATCGGGCGGAATCGTGTTATTGTAACGGGTATCCCGACGCATGAACACATTGTACCTGCTCGGAAAATGAAAAGGAGAACAAATAAACGAATTTTAGTGGCAGGTGGCAACCAAGGGTTAGGAAAAATTAAACCGTTTTTAACGAATGCGACACATACACAACTGACATATTTTGTCCTATGCGGCAAAAATGAAGCGTTATATCATGAGCTAAAAAGTTGGAACGATCCGCATATTCGCCCGTTCCGATACATTGCCGATCCAGCGAAAATGAACGAGTTGTACGATGAAGTGGATGCAGTTGTGACAAAGCCGGGCGGTGTAACGATGAGCGAAGTGCTAGCGAAAAGGCTGCCTGCTTTTACGCTTTCGTATTTGCCAGGGCAAGAACAAATGAATTTGCACTATTTAAGAAAAAAAGGACTCATTTACCTTCTTCACGATAAAGAACCTTACGACCAACAATTAATGCGTATATTGATGAATGATGAAGAAATGAATCAATTAGAAAAACGAATGGAGCATTATTGGTACGGGCGTGAAAAAACAGCGCAAGATGCGCTTAGCGAATGGATCGAAGCGAATATATATGCAACAAAAAAGCGATGA
- a CDS encoding Ger(x)C family spore germination C-terminal domain-containing protein has protein sequence MLVILLIYSKKEKPMLKMDGVCFLHRYHKQACIPRRQLDGLRWVTKGTERTPIYIQPNGKMIGTLVVRGPKASVSYEIKDGRPVFTVDVQATGSIIELLKNMPEKQIIEYATKTVKKEIEDLFQLGVKEGIDTLQLSNALYRQNVNDWPKYTTNGLVPLTKDTLGKINVKLSIDTYRKSKK, from the coding sequence ATGTTAGTGATTTTGCTCATCTACAGTAAAAAAGAAAAACCGATGTTAAAAATGGATGGCGTTTGTTTTTTACATCGCTACCACAAACAAGCATGTATCCCGCGCCGTCAACTTGATGGTTTACGCTGGGTAACGAAAGGGACGGAGCGGACACCGATTTACATTCAGCCAAACGGCAAAATGATTGGGACGCTCGTTGTGCGCGGACCAAAAGCAAGCGTGTCGTATGAAATCAAAGACGGTCGTCCGGTTTTCACCGTTGACGTACAAGCGACAGGAAGCATCATCGAACTGCTCAAAAACATGCCCGAAAAACAAATTATTGAATACGCAACCAAAACAGTAAAAAAGGAAATCGAGGATTTATTTCAACTCGGCGTCAAAGAAGGCATCGATACGCTGCAATTATCGAACGCCTTGTATCGTCAAAATGTAAACGATTGGCCCAAATATACAACAAACGGATTAGTTCCGCTTACAAAGGATACACTAGGAAAAATCAACGTGAAATTAAGCATTGACACATATAGAAAGTCGAAAAAATAA
- a CDS encoding IS701-like element ISBsm1 family transposase, translating into MNRLAHHQGIHKFFTMLGLALYFSKPVMKHLVHIVDAMITKGFSGTLTDLHHGSFHPNHRTTLSHFFTKSPWEEEALLHKLQQWILRRVERIAKQENQPLFVSIDDTICQKTKPSSRATHAIQGCDWHYSHSEKKSIWGHSLVWFMVHTATQAFPFAFRLYDKTAGKSKGELAIEMLSSLDVRRPVYVLMDSWYPSKALVEACLKKGFHVIAMLKTNRILYPNGVAVQAKQLARSIEPNDTHLVTVGEEHYRVYRYEGALNGLDHAVVLLAWKANQPMTSEHLHCVLSTDRELSDEDILRHYAQRWSIECFFRQAKDQLKLDGYRVRQVRAVKRYWILVQLAYVYSLFESNSDFSDGLDLLRKRKGHSLVEFIYCAAKQNIPIDTVKKQLHVA; encoded by the coding sequence ATGAATAGATTAGCACATCATCAAGGAATTCACAAGTTTTTCACGATGTTGGGGTTGGCCCTTTATTTTTCAAAACCCGTTATGAAGCATCTCGTTCATATCGTGGATGCGATGATCACGAAGGGATTTTCGGGAACATTGACCGATCTTCATCATGGGAGCTTTCATCCGAACCACCGCACGACACTCAGCCATTTTTTCACGAAAAGCCCATGGGAGGAAGAGGCGCTGCTTCATAAACTCCAGCAGTGGATCCTTCGTCGTGTCGAACGCATCGCCAAACAGGAGAATCAACCCTTGTTTGTTTCGATCGATGATACGATTTGCCAAAAAACCAAGCCTTCGTCACGGGCAACACACGCGATTCAGGGATGTGATTGGCACTACTCTCACTCAGAGAAAAAATCGATTTGGGGCCATTCTCTTGTTTGGTTCATGGTTCATACTGCAACCCAGGCGTTTCCCTTTGCCTTCCGCCTCTACGACAAGACGGCGGGAAAAAGCAAAGGGGAACTCGCAATCGAGATGCTTTCTTCGTTGGATGTACGCCGTCCCGTTTATGTGCTGATGGATTCGTGGTATCCATCGAAAGCGCTCGTGGAAGCTTGTCTGAAAAAAGGATTCCACGTCATCGCGATGCTCAAGACGAACCGGATTCTCTATCCGAACGGCGTTGCCGTCCAAGCGAAGCAGTTGGCCCGCTCCATCGAACCGAATGACACTCACCTCGTCACGGTGGGAGAAGAGCATTATCGCGTCTATCGTTACGAAGGAGCGCTCAACGGTCTCGACCATGCGGTGGTGCTGCTCGCTTGGAAAGCCAATCAGCCGATGACATCGGAACATCTTCACTGCGTCTTGAGCACCGACCGGGAGCTAAGCGATGAAGACATCTTGCGCCACTATGCCCAACGCTGGTCGATCGAATGCTTTTTTCGACAAGCGAAAGACCAGCTGAAGCTCGATGGGTACCGTGTTCGTCAGGTTCGAGCGGTGAAACGCTACTGGATCTTGGTGCAGCTTGCTTACGTGTACAGCCTATTCGAGTCGAACAGCGATTTTTCTGATGGGCTCGATCTCTTGCGCAAGAGAAAAGGACATAGCCTCGTGGAGTTCATTTACTGTGCAGCGAAACAAAATATTCCCATTGATACCGTGAAAAAACAGCTCCATGTGGCATAA